In the genome of Triticum urartu cultivar G1812 chromosome 5, Tu2.1, whole genome shotgun sequence, one region contains:
- the LOC125506419 gene encoding short-chain dehydrogenase TIC 32 B, chloroplastic-like yields MPKMLQAARYLLGSPGASGFGSKSTAEEVTAACPDLGSLTAIITGATSGIGAETARVLAKRGARVVIPARSVKAAEDMRARILAECPGADVLVLHLDLSSLASVRDFARRFLSLGLPLHLLINNAGKFSHGQLALSEDGVEMTFATNYLGHFLLTKLLLGRMAETAAETGVQGRIVNVSSSVHGWFSGDWADYLQLVTRRKIPYDATQAYAVSKLANVLHTKELAARLQEMGADVTVNCVHPGIVRTRLNRDREGLITDLVFVLLSKLLKTIPQAAATTCYAAVHPRLAGVSGRYLADCNEALQSPAAASRREAARLWQASEDMISGSSSQQGSTKERNI; encoded by the exons ATGCCGAAGATGCTGCAGGCGGCCAGGTACCTGCTGGGCTCCCCGGGCGCCAGCGGGTTCGGCTCCAAGTCCACCGCCGAGGAGGTCACGGCGGCGTGCCCCGACCTCGGCTCgctcaccgccatcatcaccggcgcgacgtCGGGGATCGGGGCGGAGACGGCGCGTGTGCTGGCCAAGCGGGGTGCCAGGGTGGTCATCCCGGCGCGGAGCGTCAAGGCGGCCGAGGACATGCGCGCGCGCATCCTAGCCGAGTGCCCGGGCGCCGACGTCCTCGTGCTGCACCTGGACCTCAGCTCGCTCGCCTCCGTCCGGGACTTCGCTCGCCGCTTCCTCTCCCTCGGCCTGCCCCTCCACCTCCTCATCAACAACGCCGGCAAGTTCTCGCACGGCCAGCTCGCGCTGTCCGAGGACGGCGTCGAGATGACCTTCGCCACCAACTATCTGGGCCATTTCCTGCTGACGAAGCTCCTGCTGGGGAGGATGGCGGAGACGGCTGCGGAGACGGGGGTGCAGGGCCGCATCGTGAACGTGTCGTCCAGCGTGCACGGCTGGTTCTCCGGCGACTGGGCCGACTACCTCCAGCTCGTCACCCGCCGCAAGAT ACCCTACGACGCGACGCAGGCCTACGCGGTGTCCAAGCTCGCCAACGTGTTGCACACCAAGGAGCTCGCCGCCCGCCTCCAGGAGATGGGCGCGGACGTGACGGTGAACTGCGTGCACCCCGGCATCGTCAGGACGCGCCTCAACCGCGACCGAGAGGGCCTCATCACAGATCTCGTCTTCGTGCTGCTGTCCAAGCTGCTCAAGACCATCCCACAG GCTGCGGCGACCACGTGCTACGCGGCGGTGCACCCGAGGCTGGCCGGCGTGTCAGGCCGCTACTTGGCCGACTGCAACGAGGCGCTGCAGTCGCCGGCTGCCGCAAGCCGCCGCGAGGCCGCGCGGCTCTGGCAGGCGTCGGAGGACATGATCAGCGGCTCCAGTAGTCAACAGGGAAGCACGAAGGAGAGGAACATCTGA